The Anopheles gambiae chromosome 2, idAnoGambNW_F1_1, whole genome shotgun sequence genomic sequence GAGCTGGACGGCGAAGCAAAGCGGCGGAAAGAGGAAAAGCTTAACCACGTAAGTAGCTGTCGTCGCGTGCCGGGAGAGGTTGTTAGGATCGAGCATATATGCGTGTCGTCCCCCGTTTTCCCCGCAGCATCATAGCTCAGTCAGAAGAGAGGAGGAGGGTGTGCTTAGAGCGTGTGTTTCGTCTGTGTCTGCTTTTaagattcgtttttttttctttttttttgtgcgcttAATGCGTACAATGCGTTTCGTTGTGTGGCGCTCGTATGGTTGCAAGTATGATACaatcctcacacacacacacacgcacacaaagcaTTAATTATTTAACTCTTTAACCGTTTTCTTTGCAAATATATCAAGGCTGAACCATTTGCGCAGGTTCTATATGTTACAAAGATtgttgtaaaatgtaaaaaaaaaacattgcaaacatgTAGAAGCCTGTGAAAAGTCTACAAAATTACTCCCAAAATGTACACCCTATTTAAAGGAATACAAAATGAACTtaaattttgcaacaaaacagTAGACAGAATGATGTTAAAAAATGGTCGATCACCAACCTAAAATGATCGCGCCTGATGGTCACAAGCTTTTTATGCTACACCCCGTTTGATTGATTTCATGCTGTTATGTGGTCCTCGTCCTCGGTAGTAGTGTCCTGCCCAGTTTTCGTTGCTCACCTTGTGCCGTTTTCGTCCAACCGTACCCTCCCTCTCAATTCTCTCAGTTTGACCCGAGTATTGAACCGTTTGCCCTATATTGTTTTGCAGGAAAGTGATGGTGAGAAAAGTGATCAGGATTTAGTGGTGGACGTCGCGAACGAAACGGTaagggttgtgtgtgtgtgtgtgtgtgtgtgtgtgtgtgtgtgtgagcgtgtacgtgtgtgtacgtgtgtgtacgtgtaagGTTTGCGTTCGCTCGAATTAACGTGGCGCGCATTCTAGTTTGTATGACCGaaaagagagtaagagagagagagagacagagagcgagagcgagagcgagagcgagatgTTCAAGTCAAGAAACACACTCTCACCAGCGCAAAATTTAAACTCAGTAGCATTTGATTTGGTTGAAGTCAGATTAAGAATAAAGGATAAGTCCTGGTTGCTCATCATTCCTTTGTCACCATCACTACCGTGCCACCCCTCCCACCGTGCTGTGTCCTttattagtgtgtgtgtatgtgtgtgagtgctagTGCAAGCTGTTTAGCGTCTTTAGCTTTTTGATTTGTCGTATGTTTatcgtttgtttatttgtttgtttgtttgtttgtttttccccctgGCTCAACCATCTCGTTCATACGACTCCCCATGCTCTGCTGCATCGTCCTTTTagattgcatttttatttttattttagtttatttcgTACTTCATTCGTCTCCTTTCTGTCGTCATTTCTCATTTAGTTGTATGTGATTAGTCTTACCCTACACATGTGTTGCATCGTTACTAGTTACCTTCATCGACTGCAGTTTGTAATTAAACTCATACCATCGTTAGAAACACCTTCAGTATCTGTAGACAAAGTAATCCAATACAAACCAATTCCAGTccaccaatacacacacatacatacacaccacaTTCCTGTTTCCTGTTGTCGTCGTTTGCGTTCGTTCTGCCTGTCCCCTCCCCGGTAGAAGCTGTTGTGTTTCTAGTTGTGTTTACATTGTATCATTGTGTAGGGTGTACCTTCCTCCCAGTTTGTGTATtcgttgccattttttgtgtggttcCCAGCAAAACGAGTGTTATGCTAGAAGTAAATGCTTATTTTCGCTAAGCGAagagcttttgtgtgtgtgtgtttccccgCTGGTTCCAATTCTCGAACGTTTGTTCCTCTCCTGCAGGGTTCACCGTCACCCCGGCCGAACGGCGACCATCAGTCGGATCGTGGCGATCGGGACAGTATCGGGCTGAATGGCAGCGATAAGGCAGGCTCGAGCAGTTTGAAGGGTGCCAACGATCGACCCCCGTCCCGCTCTGGCTCGAGCTCGTCCCGATCAACGCCCAGCCTCAAAACGAAGGATGTAAgcaacaagcgacgaaccccgctTTCTCTCTGACGATCCGCGCTCTTAtcgtgtttcgtttcgttctccCTTACCCTCCCCTTGTAGCTCGATAAACCAGGAACTCCCGGCGCGAAGGCCCGCGTCCCCACGCCCAACTCGTCCACACCCGGCGGTGTCCCGAAAGCCGTAGTACCTTCGCCAGCCGCCGGCTATCCTCCCTCGCCATATCAGCGACCGTCGGACCCGTACGCCAGACCGCCGCCCGACCCGTACGGTCGGCCTCCGATGCCTTTCGATCCTCACGGTCACGTCCGCACCAACGGTATCGCGCTGCCCGTGTCGAGCGGTAAACCGTGAGTATTGTCACTTCCCCAGCGCCCGCTGGAATGCCACTTTTCACTGAGCACCGTCTAACTGGTCTCCTTTTCTCCTCCCTACTCTAGTGCCTACTCCTACCATATGAACGGGGAAGGTGCCCCGCAGCCCGTCCCGTTCCCGGCCGACGCCCTTACCGGGCCCGGCATTCCGCGACACGCCCGCCAAATCAACACCCTCTCGCACGGGGAGGTCGTGTGTGCGGTCACCATCTCGAACCCGACCAAGTACGTCTACACCGGCGGCAAGGGTTGCGTGAAGGTGTGGGACATATCGCAGCCGGGCAACAAGAGCCCCGTCAGCCAGCTGGACTGTCTGGTAAGTGGATTCGCTTTCGGCGTTGCGCCGGCAAATTTCGCGCCAGCAGACCCGCCCCTTTAATGGCCGGTTGGTTATAATTCGCAGCAGCGAGACAACTATATCCGCTCCGTGAAGCTGCTCCCGGACGGCCGAACGCTGATCGTCGGGGGCGAAGCGTCGAACCTGTCGATCTGGGACCTGGCCAGCCCGACGCCCCGGATAAAGGCGGAGCTGACGTCGGCGGCACCTGCCTGCTACGCGCTCGCCATCAGTCCCGACTCGAAGGTGTGCTTTTCGTGCTGCAGCGACGGCAACATTGCCGTGTGGGATCTGCACAACCAGACGCTGGTGCGCCAGTTCCAGGGCCACACGGACGGTGCGTCCTGCATCGACATCAGCCCGGACGGGTCGCGCCTGTGGACCGGCGGGCTGGACAACACGGTCCGCTCGTGGGATCTGCGGGAAGGTcgccagctgcagcagcatgaCTTTAGCTCACAAATCTTCTCCCTCGGCTACTGTCCAACGGGTAAGTTTTGGTGTGCAGTGTGCCGCTCCAGTGGGTTCAGTCTCAACACACGTCTCTTTTCCATCTAAACACAGGCGAGTGGTTAGCTGTCGGAATGGAGAACTCGCACGTGGAGGTACTGCACGCCACGAAGCAGGACAAGTATCAGCTGCATCTGCACGAGAGCTGCGTGCTGTCGTTGCGGTTCGCCGCCTGTGGCAAATGGTTCGTCTCGACCGGAAAGGACAATCTGCTGAACGCATGGCGTACGCCTTACGGTGCCAGCATTTTCCAGGTACGTTTTCAGCGCCAACTCCTCCTTCAACCGTTGCTATGGTATCGATTCTAATTGAACGATTTCTCCCTCTGCTGTCTTCCAAACAGTCAAAGGAAACCTCGTCAGTACTAAGTTGTGATATTTCGACCGATGACAAGTACATTGTCACTGGCTCCGGTGATAAGAAAGCAACCGTGTACGAGGTGATCTACTAAAAGGCCCCTACCACCCGTTTGTTGAGGAATTATCTGTgtgtgatttgtgtgtgtgtattttgcgACAGTGTATAGAACATCCAGCCGGCTAAAAAGGAACTCGCCTCGTACTGTGGTGCGTCCTAGAGATTGATCCATTCTGTGCCGCTTCTGTCGCAGATTCATGATAATAATGGTGAAACACACCGGGGCACTACGAATCAACTACCACACACGGGCAACACATCAAGTGACTTAAATGTGACGGAAGAACAACGGCCGTTCGTGGTGAATCGGGGGAGGAGAGAGCGCCCAAGCCCAAATGCGACGTAGAGGAATGCATAACGTCAATTGCACATGTGAGCGCGTATGCATTCAAGCTGCTACTATGTACAAAGGAAAGGATAGCAGACACACAGCATcaaacacccacccacccaccacatgacacacacacacacaaataaaaggCAAAAAGGCGCCCTTCGAAAGCGGTGGCTACATATAAGTGTCGCATTCGCTCTATCTCagttaattatttgttttttagaTTTCTAATCATGTAATAATATGTGAATTGTATGCTGCATgtatgcgcgcgtgtgtgtgtgtgtgtgttcgggcgtgggaatgtgtgtgtgtatatgagAAGGAGGCGAAGTGAGACAGAAGTGCGAGAGAAAAAGCGGTAGCTTTTAAGctaagaagaagcagaatcaCAAAGTAAATAGTAAGTAACTTAAGCGTGTCTAAGTGCGGTAGGTAGCAAAGGTAAAACTGAAAACAGAAGGCAGAAGAAGTTAGTAATCGGCAACACTGAACAACCAACAGCAAGAAGTCACAGTGAAGAACTTGACGTgcattatgtaaaaaaaaaacaaacaatctgaaggaagcacattaaaaaaaaacaggataaTCCCATATGAAATGAGATGTAAAAGCGCATCGTCTAGTTgttgaaacaaacagtttGAATTTGAAAGGATGAAAGGAAAGGCAAAAAGAGTAGAAGAAGAgcaacaagaaagaaaaaaacacatataaaaatgaatatgacaaaacaacaaaacagaagaaataaaaacggaaaccaccaCCTCTTCCCCATCTTAATAGAGAAATGAACCAAATCGTATCCCCAACCAGTGTCAAACAAAACTCGAGTGAAAGAAtgcgttgtgtgtgtatgtgtgcatgaaagcagacagaagaagaagaaagaagggggTAAAagatcaacaaaacaaaagaaaatgtaaaaattaatCCTCCTTCCAGGGGCGGAGGGAGGGCCAGCCGGGAAGAAAGACCGGCCAGCAAATTGTGTATagcgggaggagggggggggggcgcgaGGAAAAGTGTGATCGTTTGCATATAGTAGGCGAAACAACAAATCCAGTTGCTTAGTAGCGAGGAAGCATACATTTGCACATAATAATTAACATTCTAATCCCTCTCATAGCTCTGTGTACAGTATTTTGAGCCCTTTCGAGCGCATTCTTAGCGGTTTCAGCCGGACCGGGACGGAACGGTGAGCGGCaatggcgcgtgtgtgtgtgtgtgtggtacgaGTTCGTACATTCGCTCACCACACTCCGTGTATTGTGCACACATGGACATCCCAACATCCCACTCCCCAAAATCACCACCTCCCTCCCACCCAACGCCGCTGGCCTGTTGCAGAGCAAACCGTGTGAAAAACGTTGCAACGGTTTAGGTAAATTGGTTTAGAAAGACGCAGCATTCTAGGCAACAAAGCAGAAGGAAACATTCGCGATGCtgctgaagaagaagaagaaaaaaagaaacagattgTATGATCGCTTAATTGTTTATGTTAGTTGTGTTTAACTACGGAACAACAGAAAGAGACACTGacaggaaagagagaaaggaaaggaCACAAAATTcgtttaaattttcaaacacTGCTGCATTGAATGGTTGAATTGATATATACTTATTTTTGATTCAAAAAGCATTTTGATCGACATGTACCGATAATgggacgagagagagagaaagagtcaAAAATGGCTAATCTAAACAGTTTAAAACACAAGGATGATTCTATTGAGAGCATCAAAGAAAGTTTGGAAACTTAATTTATTGCCTGTCTGTGTCGTTTCGCATAAACGGCCAGCATGGCCAACAccgtttccgtttcgtttgGTGTCCCTCTTGTGGACACTATCAACACGGAAATATAGTTCTAAATGTTTGCTCTAACAGGCCGAAATCTCATTTGACTCAAAGTAAATGCAAACAAGCTTAAGTACACACCATCTAAAACCATCTCACCTGTCTGAAACGAGCGAAAGGTGGGGATAAGAGGCATGACATTCGATGAAAACAGCATTTATTGTTTGATTGATGAACCCTAAATGTGTTGCTTCAAGTGTGTTCTGCCATTCACTCTCCATCCAAGGCACGAGCCAATTTACTGGACGAGTGAGGAGGTGGCGGACACTAAAGCGTGTTAAATTAGGGCAGCGAAAGATGTAGAAATGAAGCGCACTGTGAAGGCAGAACGAACGTTGAAGGCAGCAGTAGGAGCGCGGGGATAGGGGGTGAGAAAATGGAGAAacataatgaatatttttagAAATGGAAAACCGAAAAACTATTAATCATTGATGCGTCGTACATCTGTTGTGTGAATTTGAAAGAAATGAGAAAATGGAATTTGCCAAATTCTTCGTGCGAAGCAAATGTGGGTAAGTAAATCAATACTGTGTCTTGACACGGTTAAACTCGAAATGGTCAACGATGTCCGGAAATGGTCAACAAAGTATTTTGTTGGACCTACATGTGGTTGAacatctttctctctgtcttccAACATGATGATTCAGATTACATTATGACCTTTGAACACctcatctttctctctctcacgatagagcacgtcgatgtgacatggcccggtcaacaatcattctccaggatgctcagTCTACGACTGAAACCTCTTATTCatgtagacacccgatctccgtcaggtctcgcttcacctggtccaaccatcgagttcgctgtgctcgcctgcgccttatgccgaactgggggtcgctgtcgaacaccttcttggtggggcatgagtccggcatcctcatgacttgccccagccatcgtatcctgctgccagccttcgccaccgtcaggatgcttgattcgccgtacagctcagcaagctcgtggttcatttcgtaacgaccgtcccgagATAGCAGAACTTCTATACTACCTCGACTCAACTTATACTCAACTtatacactgcttcccagttGATCTGAGTCTCCGGCAAGCAGattcttcgtcttcgtcgggtgtacgcctcacacaccttcgctgatgtcctgccgatgatgtcgatgtcatctgcgaagccaagaaattggagagaacagtagaggatcgtgccacggatgtcgttgtctagctCCGCGCTTcaaatgacaccttccagggcgatgttgaagagcaCACAGAAGAGTCCgtcaccttgcctcagacccctatgagattcgaacgattccgacgtcgctactctcaccttgcacttCATGGTGGCCTCTAATAGTcggatcaacttcccagggaagtggtaccgctgcatgatgctacatagctcattccggtctatggtgtcgtaagccgccttgaagtcgatgaacaggcGGTGTGTAGGGATCTGGCGCtctggaggatctgccgtagagtgaaattttggtcggtggtggatttgcctccaacaaacccaGTTTGGTAGCTGCCAACGAAATTTGTAGTAAGGGGCGCAAGTCTGAAGAATGCAGGACAGGGATAggacaggatcttgtaggcgGCACTCAAGACTGTTGTTATTCAGGACTGTGATGGCTTGAAAGATCGAGCAATCCAGCCTGTTGCCCTTTTTGTAGACAGGGTGAATAATACCCAGCTTCCACTCCTCCGGTAGTTCCTCCTGCTCTCAGACTTTCACGATCAGCTGATGCATTTCGACGGTAAGCCTCTCCGGCCCAATCTTGAAGAGCTCGGCCGCCAATCCATCGCTGCCGGCAGACTTATTGCTCTTAAGCTGCTTGATGGCGCTGGCAATTTCATCCAGAGATGGTGGGGGCACCTCGTCGTCTGTGCCGATGCTGTCGCTGTTGTaactgctgtgctgctgctgtggtggttGCCTTGTTCTGCCACTTGCGCCAGCCTCTCCTGCCTCTGCTCAGTTTAGATGTCCTTCGTAGTAGCATTTCCACCTTTCGATCATCTCCCGCTCGTCCGTCAGGAGATTTCTTTCCGCATCCCGGCACATTGCGGTTTTAGGACGTGCCTCGTACAATCTCCTGTAGAACAAGCGGGTGTCCCCCAACTGTACTTGCTGCTCCAGCAGCTGTTCGTCTGACTCTTCAAAACGGCACCGTTTGGCCTAGAAGAGCAGGGTTTGCTGTTTCCTCAGTCGTCTGTAGTTCTCCTCATTCTGACGAGTTTCATGCCGTAGCATGCGGACGCGCGCTGCGTTGTTCTCGTCTGCACTCTTCGCCGAACaattcctttttctctctggTGGTTGAACATAACGAGCTTGAAACAATGTTCCGTTATACTTCCAATTCCGGACATTCATGAAGTTTTATTTAACTTCTTTATATATTGACCCTGGCGATTACACTTTAAATTTTTAGATGATCGTCATGATGTACTAGAATCAATTAATACGTGTCTGACCCCTAGTAGGCCCTGATGACacagtaaataaatatgttcTGTCGGTCAGTTCACCACCAGAGGCATTCTTagcagttttgcttcaaaccGATGCCAGTGTTACTTCTTCGATAATTCCTACTAATCGTTTTGAAGTGCATAGAAATAAATCAGAATATATTGCACAAACGGTTATAAACGTGAAAATAGCAGtgtataaaacataaattgtgCTCTGAATTTCATCCAAACTCAATATTCAATTCTGTCCGGAATTCGAAGTAAgatttattatcattttttttaaattccgaACAGCCGAAGTAAATTGTGATAAATTTCATAcaaatatgtgtttaaacaGTGACAATGACAAGAATACAACGATATGTGAAGATAAATGTGACAAATGCCTAAATGGACGTACGGGAAAGTTCATCAATTCGCATAAAAGTTCTTCggttctatttttttatagagaATTGGAGCCAATTGGCCCTCATTCGCCTCTTATTCGGTTCTATGCTTCTACGACCACAAGAGAAAAGCAGCACCCAAACCCCGTTGTTTTTTAGACCGTCGTTCTGTAGGTCTAGGTGACTCCTACACTCAGAATTGGGTATTTAGAACATACAATaagttaaaaactaaaaaagtgTTAATTTGACGAGAATAGACGAAATTTTGAGGCTGTTCGGAATTCGAATCAAACCgtccgtaatttgaaacatgaaCTCAAAACTGTCCGGAGTATGAATCAATTTTTGCAATTATTCTTGTAacatttttggaaattttaatttttttctcaaatgtAGCAGGATTGCTTTAGTAAAATGAGTTAAATAGAAGTTTGGCCGataataattgaattattaaGAAAATATTACTTGCCAAAAATGGCCTAAGTGTAGTGTCCTTAAGAGTGATGGgtaaaattggcaaaaatccggagtcggctccgatccgactccgataaattcggaatcgactccggaaggtaggtccacgctacaatatccggagtcgttcggagtcgtttgaaatggcccagagtcgtccggaatcgctcggagtcgcccggagtcgtccggagacgtccggagtcgttcagagtcgcccggagtcgcctggagtcgttcggagtcgttcggagtcgtccgcagtcgcccggagtcggagtcgtccggagacgtctggagtcgcccggagttgttggaagtcggagtcgtccggagtcgttcagaaccacccggagttggagtcgttcgaaatcgtctggagtcatccagaatcGGTAGCAGatagagtcatccggaatcatCTGGAGTCGGCTGAGGACGGCTTCTAAAggaagtgcacgcgcaaagtaagagacaaaaaaacacaacgaaagaaaatgtctgatcacaagcacattgaACCACACGACTCATGTTGACTCCGACCAACTccgattccaaacgactccggacgactccggacgactccgaacgcctccagacgactctggacgactccgacaccggacaactccggacgactccggacgactccgaaagactccggacgactccgactccggacgactccgactccggacgactccggacgactccggacgactccggacgactccggacgactccggacgactctggacgactccggacgactccgaacgactccggacgactccgaacgactccggacgactccggacgactccggacaattccggacgattccggacgactccggacgattccgaacgccTCCAgacgactacggacgactccgggcgactccgactccggacgactccggacgactccggacgactccggacgactccggacgactccggacgactctggacgactccggacgactccgaacgactccaactccggacgactccggacgactccgaacgactccggacgactccggacgactccggacaattccggacgattccggacgactccggacgattccgaacgccTCCAgacgactacggacgactccgggcgactccgactccggacgactccggacgactccggacgactccggacgactctggacgactccggacgactccgaacgactacaactccggacgactccgaacgactccggacgactccagacgattccggacgactccggacgacaccggacgactccggacgactccgaaagactccgaacgactccggacgactccgtctccggacgactccaaacgactccgaacgactccgggccactccggacgactccggacgacgactgaacgactccaaacgaatccaaacgactccggacgtctcctgacgactccggacgtctACGGACGACTCCCCGGACgtctccggacaactccggacgactctggacgactccgaacgactccggacgactccgttcggactccgggcgactccgttcggactccgggcgactccgttcggactccgggcgactccggacgactccgactccgggcgactctggacgactccgaatgactccgactccggacgactccgaacgactccgaacgacttcgaacgactccggacgactgcgggcgactccgaacgactccgaacgactccgaacgactctagacgactccggacgactctggacgactctggatgactccagacgactccggacgactccgactccgaacgactccggacgactctggacgactccggacaactcaagacgactccggacgactccggacgactccggacgactctgaacgaatccaaacgactccagacgtctccggacgactccggacgactccggacggctccggacgactccggacgactccgggcgactccggacgactctggacggctccgtacgactccggacgcCTCCGTTTggactctgggcgactctggaagactccgggcgactccgggcgactccgaacgactccggacgactccgaacgactccaaacgactccgaacaactccgaacaactccgggcgactccgggcgactccggacgactccaaatgactccggacgactcaagacgactccaaacgacaccgactccggacgactccggacgactctggacgactctggatgactccagacgactccggacgactc encodes the following:
- the LOC1274122 gene encoding protein groucho isoform X18, whose protein sequence is MYPAPTRHPSASGPPPQGRQFTIAETLERIKEEFNFLQAQYHSLKLECDKLASEKTEMQRHYVMYYEMSYGLNVEMHKQTEIAKRLNALIGQLLPFLATEHQQQIASAVERAKQVTMPELNAIIGQHQQQGIQQLLQQIHAQQIPGGPPQPIPGLGALAGPLTAFGGPMGLPHGAPQSMLKAPPDLHREDLKVPLGGPSAEERMRNSVSPADREKYRPRSPLELDGEAKRRKEEKLNHGSPSPRPNGDHQSDRGDRDSIGLNGSDKAGSSSLKGANDRPPSRSGSSSSRSTPSLKTKDLDKPGTPGAKARVPTPNSSTPGGVPKAVVPSPAAGYPPSPYQRPSDPYARPPPDPYGRPPMPFDPHGHVRTNGIALPVSSGKPAYSYHMNGEGAPQPVPFPADALTGPGIPRHARQINTLSHGEVVCAVTISNPTKYVYTGGKGCVKVWDISQPGNKSPVSQLDCLRDNYIRSVKLLPDGRTLIVGGEASNLSIWDLASPTPRIKAELTSAAPACYALAISPDSKVCFSCCSDGNIAVWDLHNQTLVRQFQGHTDGASCIDISPDGSRLWTGGLDNTVRSWDLREGRQLQQHDFSSQIFSLGYCPTGEWLAVGMENSHVEVLHATKQDKYQLHLHESCVLSLRFAACGKWFVSTGKDNLLNAWRTPYGASIFQSKETSSVLSCDISTDDKYIVTGSGDKKATVYEVIY
- the LOC1274122 gene encoding protein groucho isoform X12 is translated as MYPAPTRHPSASVSSSKYIPSYLGGPPPQGRQFTIAETLERIKEEFNFLQAQYHSLKLECDKLASEKTEMQRHYVMYYEMSYGLNVEMHKQTEIAKRLNALIGQLLPFLATEHQQQIASAVERAKQVTMPELNAIIGQHQQQGIQQLLIHAQQIPGGPPQPIPGLGALAGPLTAFGGPMGLPHGAPQSMLKAPPDLHREDLKVPLGGPSAEERMRNSVSPADREKYRPRSPLELDGEAKRRKEEKLNHGSPSPRPNGDHQSDRGDRDSIGLNGSDKAGSSSLKGANDRPPSRSGSSSSRSTPSLKTKDLDKPGTPGAKARVPTPNSSTPGGVPKAVVPSPAAGYPPSPYQRPSDPYARPPPDPYGRPPMPFDPHGHVRTNGIALPVSSGKPAYSYHMNGEGAPQPVPFPADALTGPGIPRHARQINTLSHGEVVCAVTISNPTKYVYTGGKGCVKVWDISQPGNKSPVSQLDCLQRDNYIRSVKLLPDGRTLIVGGEASNLSIWDLASPTPRIKAELTSAAPACYALAISPDSKVCFSCCSDGNIAVWDLHNQTLVRQFQGHTDGASCIDISPDGSRLWTGGLDNTVRSWDLREGRQLQQHDFSSQIFSLGYCPTGEWLAVGMENSHVEVLHATKQDKYQLHLHESCVLSLRFAACGKWFVSTGKDNLLNAWRTPYGASIFQSKETSSVLSCDISTDDKYIVTGSGDKKATVYEVIY
- the LOC1274122 gene encoding protein groucho isoform X14, with product MYPAPTRHPSASGPPPQGRQFTIAETLERIKEEFNFLQAQYHSLKLECDKLASEKTEMQRHYVMYYEMSYGLNVEMHKQTEIAKRLNALIGQLLPFLATEHQQQIASAVERAKQVTMPELNAIIGIHAQQIPGGPPQPIPGLGALAGPLTAFGGPMGLPHGAPQSMLKAPPDLHREDLKVPLGGPSAEERMRNSVSPADREKYRPRSPLELDGEAKRRKEEKLNHESDGEKSDQDLVVDVANETGSPSPRPNGDHQSDRGDRDSIGLNGSDKAGSSSLKGANDRPPSRSGSSSSRSTPSLKTKDLDKPGTPGAKARVPTPNSSTPGGVPKAVVPSPAAGYPPSPYQRPSDPYARPPPDPYGRPPMPFDPHGHVRTNGIALPVSSGKPAYSYHMNGEGAPQPVPFPADALTGPGIPRHARQINTLSHGEVVCAVTISNPTKYVYTGGKGCVKVWDISQPGNKSPVSQLDCLQRDNYIRSVKLLPDGRTLIVGGEASNLSIWDLASPTPRIKAELTSAAPACYALAISPDSKVCFSCCSDGNIAVWDLHNQTLVRQFQGHTDGASCIDISPDGSRLWTGGLDNTVRSWDLREGRQLQQHDFSSQIFSLGYCPTGEWLAVGMENSHVEVLHATKQDKYQLHLHESCVLSLRFAACGKWFVSTGKDNLLNAWRTPYGASIFQSKETSSVLSCDISTDDKYIVTGSGDKKATVYEVIY